From the genome of Hymenobacter cellulosilyticus, one region includes:
- a CDS encoding efflux RND transporter permease subunit produces the protein MAEAGPAGQLQPDAGRGNGRHPGQQPGGRPGRLGESSQEAFEYVIKYKGKRSQPTDYENMVLRANADGSMLRLKDVARVEFGAATYNGDVRIDGKPGINVGIFQSAGSNANELQIAVAKAMQKLEKDLPKGVKQQMLYSTKTALDASIEQVEHTLIEAFVLVFLVVFIFLQDFRSTLIPAIAVPVAIVGTFFFMQLVGFSINLLTLFALVLAIGIVVDDAIVVVEAVHSKLEAGAHSVKKATAHAMREITGAIISITLVMAAVFLPVGFMDGSTGVFYRQFAFTMAIAIIISAVNALTLSPALAALFLKHAPHDHDAEHPAPSTFKTRFFAGFNRSFERLTDRYVGSIKFLVRHKWVGLSGLVLVVALTGWLAKRTPTGFIPSEDQGFVGISMALPAGSSLDRTNQIAAQIEQQLQAMPAVASINLLSGFNILTSSNSASALTAFVILKPTQERGAVQDINAIMATMREKAATIKGADTFVFTTPTVPGFGNVEGLEMVLQDRNGGPLPKLGQVGQEFIGELMKQPAIGMAFTSFRADYPQLEAEVDEVKAAQLGVSVQRVLQTMQAYFGSAQASDFNRFGKYYRVIVQADQPDRADLTALNGVSVKNDRGEMVPLRTLVRLKRVFGPETASRFNLFNSLTINAMPKPGYSTGDAIKAVEAVAERHLPSGYTYEFSGLTREEISSGGQSTVVFLMCIVFVYFLLAAQYESYILPFAVLLSLPAGMVGVFAAIGFAGITNNIYVQVALIMLIGLLAKNAILIVEFALQRRRSGEPLVRAALNASASRLRPILMTSLAFVAGMLPMMRAQGPSALGNHSISIAAAGGMLTGVVLGLFLIPLLFVIFQRLNERLSGAPDRAARASHEPMPAHAAAR, from the coding sequence CTGGCTGAAGCCGGCCCAGCTGGCCAGCTACAACCTGACGCCGGCCGAGGTAATGGCCGCCATCCAGGCCAACAACCTGGAGGCCGCCCCGGCCGCCTGGGCGAAAGCAGCCAGGAAGCGTTTGAGTACGTCATCAAGTACAAGGGCAAGCGCAGCCAGCCCACGGACTACGAAAACATGGTGCTCCGGGCCAACGCCGACGGCTCGATGCTGCGCCTCAAGGACGTGGCCCGGGTGGAGTTCGGCGCGGCCACCTACAACGGGGACGTGCGCATTGATGGCAAGCCAGGCATCAACGTCGGCATCTTCCAGAGCGCCGGCTCGAACGCCAACGAGCTGCAGATTGCCGTGGCGAAGGCCATGCAGAAGCTGGAAAAAGATTTGCCGAAAGGCGTGAAGCAGCAGATGCTCTACAGCACCAAAACGGCGTTGGATGCCTCCATCGAGCAGGTCGAGCACACCCTGATTGAGGCGTTTGTACTGGTGTTTCTGGTGGTGTTCATCTTCCTGCAGGACTTCCGCTCCACGCTGATTCCGGCCATTGCCGTGCCGGTAGCCATCGTGGGCACGTTCTTCTTCATGCAGCTGGTGGGCTTTAGCATCAACCTGCTCACGCTCTTCGCGCTGGTGTTGGCCATCGGCATCGTGGTCGACGACGCCATTGTGGTGGTCGAGGCCGTGCACAGCAAGCTGGAAGCCGGCGCGCACTCGGTCAAGAAGGCCACGGCCCACGCCATGCGCGAAATTACCGGGGCCATCATTTCCATCACCCTGGTCATGGCCGCCGTGTTCTTACCGGTGGGCTTTATGGACGGCTCGACGGGGGTGTTCTACCGGCAGTTTGCCTTCACGATGGCCATTGCCATCATCATTTCGGCCGTCAACGCACTGACGCTGAGCCCCGCCCTGGCGGCGCTGTTTCTCAAGCACGCGCCGCACGACCACGACGCGGAGCACCCCGCGCCCAGCACGTTCAAGACCCGGTTTTTTGCGGGCTTCAACCGCAGCTTCGAGCGGCTCACCGACCGCTACGTGGGCAGCATCAAGTTTCTGGTGCGCCACAAGTGGGTGGGCCTGAGCGGCCTGGTGCTGGTGGTGGCGCTTACCGGCTGGCTGGCCAAGCGTACGCCCACCGGCTTTATCCCCTCCGAAGACCAGGGCTTTGTCGGCATTTCGATGGCGCTACCGGCGGGCTCGTCGCTCGACCGCACCAACCAGATTGCCGCGCAAATCGAGCAGCAGCTGCAAGCCATGCCGGCCGTGGCCAGCATCAACCTGCTCTCGGGCTTCAACATCCTGACGTCCTCGAACAGCGCCTCGGCCCTTACGGCTTTTGTCATCCTGAAGCCCACTCAGGAGCGCGGGGCGGTGCAGGACATCAATGCCATCATGGCGACGATGCGCGAAAAGGCGGCGACCATCAAAGGGGCCGACACCTTCGTCTTTACCACGCCCACCGTACCGGGCTTCGGCAACGTGGAGGGGCTGGAAATGGTGCTGCAAGACCGTAACGGCGGCCCGCTGCCCAAGCTCGGGCAGGTGGGCCAGGAGTTTATCGGCGAGCTGATGAAGCAGCCGGCCATCGGCATGGCCTTCACCTCGTTCCGGGCCGATTACCCGCAGCTCGAAGCCGAGGTCGACGAGGTAAAAGCCGCCCAGCTGGGCGTGAGCGTGCAGCGCGTGCTGCAAACCATGCAGGCCTACTTCGGCAGCGCCCAGGCCTCGGACTTCAACCGCTTCGGCAAGTATTACCGCGTGATTGTGCAGGCCGACCAGCCCGACCGGGCCGACCTGACGGCCCTGAACGGAGTATCGGTGAAAAACGACCGGGGCGAGATGGTGCCCCTGCGCACCCTAGTGCGGCTCAAGCGGGTGTTCGGGCCCGAAACGGCCTCGCGCTTCAATCTCTTCAATTCCCTGACCATCAACGCCATGCCTAAGCCGGGCTACAGCACCGGCGACGCCATCAAGGCGGTGGAGGCCGTGGCGGAGCGGCACCTTCCGTCGGGCTATACTTACGAGTTTTCGGGCCTGACGCGCGAGGAAATTTCGTCGGGCGGGCAGTCCACCGTGGTGTTTCTGATGTGTATCGTGTTCGTGTACTTCCTGCTGGCGGCGCAGTACGAAAGCTACATCCTGCCTTTCGCGGTGCTGCTGTCGCTGCCGGCGGGCATGGTGGGGGTGTTTGCCGCCATCGGCTTCGCGGGCATCACTAACAACATCTACGTGCAGGTGGCCCTGATTATGCTCATCGGCCTGCTGGCCAAGAACGCCATCCTCATCGTGGAGTTTGCCTTGCAGCGCCGCCGCAGCGGCGAGCCGCTGGTGCGCGCCGCGCTCAACGCCTCGGCCTCGCGCCTGCGCCCCATCCTGATGACCTCGCTGGCCTTCGTGGCCGGCATGCTGCCCATGATGCGGGCGCAAGGACCTTCGGCCCTCGGCAACCATTCCATCAGCATCGCGGCCGCCGGCGGCATGCTCACGGGTGTGGTGCTGGGCTTGTTCCTCATCCCCTTGCTGTTTGTGATTTTTCAACGCTTGAACGAACGCCTCAGCGGAGCGCCCGACCGGGCGGCCCGGGCCTCGCACGAGCCTATGCCGGCCCACGCCGCGGCCCGCTAA